From Stenotrophomonas nitritireducens, the proteins below share one genomic window:
- a CDS encoding NAD(P)/FAD-dependent oxidoreductase → MPQHPHLVVVGGGFAGLWASRALADAPLRITLVDRRNHHLFQPLLYQVATAGLSAPDIAAPLRHILGGQRNIEVRLGEVTAIDKHARQLQLGDGSQLGYDMLLVASGATHAYFGHDEWANDAPGLKTLDDALALRRKLLLAFERAEAEPDPAKRAAWLSFAIVGGGPTGVELAGTLAEIARHTLKNEFRHINPADAKVRLVEAGPRVLSSFPEVLSLKARRQLEKLGVEVLTGTPVNHINGQGFQLGDTHVPARTVVWAAGVAASPLARTLDVPLDRAGRVLVEPDLTISGHPEIFVGGDLVALTQANGRPVPGVAPAAKQMGKYVAQVISARLAGKPAPAAFRYNDQGNLATIGRMAAIVHVGKLQLSGVLAWWFWLAAHVFFLIGFRNRLVVLLNWAVAYWSYQRSARIILGDADEDHDKEPAG, encoded by the coding sequence ATGCCGCAACACCCGCATCTTGTCGTCGTCGGCGGTGGTTTCGCCGGGCTCTGGGCCAGCCGTGCGCTGGCCGATGCGCCACTGCGCATCACCCTGGTCGACCGCCGCAACCACCATCTGTTCCAGCCCCTGCTTTACCAGGTTGCCACGGCCGGGCTGTCCGCGCCGGATATTGCCGCGCCGCTGCGCCACATTCTCGGCGGGCAACGCAACATCGAGGTCCGCCTGGGCGAGGTGACCGCCATCGACAAGCATGCCAGGCAGCTGCAGCTCGGCGACGGCAGCCAGCTCGGCTACGACATGTTGCTGGTGGCCAGTGGCGCTACCCATGCGTATTTCGGCCACGACGAATGGGCCAACGACGCACCTGGCCTGAAGACCCTGGACGATGCCCTCGCGCTGCGCCGCAAGCTGCTGCTGGCGTTCGAGCGCGCCGAGGCCGAGCCCGACCCAGCCAAGCGTGCGGCGTGGTTGAGTTTCGCCATCGTCGGCGGCGGCCCCACCGGGGTGGAACTGGCCGGCACCCTGGCCGAGATCGCCCGCCACACGCTGAAGAACGAATTCCGCCACATCAACCCGGCCGATGCCAAGGTGCGGCTGGTGGAAGCCGGCCCGCGCGTGCTGTCCTCGTTTCCGGAGGTGCTGTCCTTGAAGGCACGCCGCCAGCTGGAAAAACTGGGCGTGGAAGTGCTCACCGGCACCCCCGTCAACCATATCAACGGACAGGGCTTCCAGCTCGGCGACACCCATGTGCCGGCACGCACGGTGGTGTGGGCCGCCGGTGTGGCCGCCTCACCGCTGGCACGGACGCTGGACGTGCCGCTGGACCGCGCCGGCCGCGTGCTGGTCGAGCCGGACCTCACCATTTCCGGCCACCCGGAGATCTTCGTCGGCGGCGACCTGGTCGCGCTGACCCAGGCCAATGGCCGGCCGGTGCCCGGGGTGGCGCCGGCGGCCAAGCAGATGGGCAAGTACGTGGCGCAGGTGATCAGCGCCCGCCTTGCCGGCAAGCCGGCACCTGCCGCGTTCCGCTACAACGACCAGGGCAACCTGGCCACCATCGGGCGCATGGCGGCCATCGTCCACGTCGGCAAGCTGCAGCTCTCCGGTGTGCTGGCGTGGTGGTTCTGGCTGGCCGCCCATGTGTTCTTCCTGATCGGCTTCCGCAACCGGCTGGTGGTGCTGCTGAACTGGGCAGTGGCGTACTGGAGCTACCAGCGCAGCGCGCGCATCATCCTCGGCGATGCCGACGAGGATCACGACAAGGAGCCCGCCGGCTGA
- a CDS encoding OST-HTH/LOTUS domain-containing protein, translating into MAEPAASTAPASSEPTSSEATSSEPASSEPTGSESAESPAAPITPRSANELRGDTRLLNLLRGAVDAVADEQGWALLSAVGNQIANRASFDSRNYGYRKLSDLIAATGLFEVKRAGKASAVRTLPRKGARDET; encoded by the coding sequence GTGGCCGAGCCTGCCGCCAGCACCGCGCCGGCAAGCAGTGAACCAACGAGTAGCGAAGCGACAAGCAGTGAACCGGCAAGTAGCGAGCCGACAGGCAGTGAATCGGCGGAGTCACCTGCAGCTCCGATCACCCCGCGCAGTGCCAACGAGCTGCGCGGCGACACGCGCCTGCTCAACCTGCTGCGTGGCGCGGTGGATGCGGTGGCCGACGAGCAGGGTTGGGCGCTGCTGAGCGCGGTGGGCAACCAGATTGCCAACCGTGCCTCGTTCGATTCGCGCAACTATGGTTATCGCAAGCTGAGCGACCTGATTGCTGCGACCGGCCTGTTCGAGGTCAAGCGCGCCGGCAAGGCATCGGCGGTACGCACGCTGCCGCGCAAGGGCGCACGTGATGAAACCTGA
- the rpoH gene encoding RNA polymerase sigma factor RpoH, with the protein MNLNTSTALVANNLPIPSALGSLDAYIGAVHQIPVLSVDEEQELSRRFRDEQDLHAARELVHSHLRFVVHVARGYNGYGLQLGDLIQEGNIGLMKAVKRFDPDMGVRLVSFAVHWIRAEMHEFILKNWRIVKVATTKAQRKLFFNLRKSKTRLGWMNAAEVSAVAKDLNVSEREVMEMESRLSGRDIGFDAPSDDDDDHAPPSPAAYLVARDEDPSQAYEREDSEDNQLSLLREGLAKLDQRSRDIIARRWLDADSKVTLQELADEYGVSAERIRQIEANALKKMKALFAA; encoded by the coding sequence ATGAACCTGAACACCTCTACTGCCCTTGTGGCAAACAATCTCCCGATTCCCAGTGCGCTCGGTTCGCTGGACGCCTACATCGGTGCCGTGCACCAGATCCCGGTGCTGTCGGTCGATGAGGAGCAGGAACTGTCGCGTCGTTTCCGTGACGAGCAGGATCTGCACGCCGCACGTGAGCTGGTGCATTCGCACCTTCGCTTCGTGGTGCACGTGGCCCGCGGTTACAACGGCTACGGCCTGCAGCTGGGCGACCTGATCCAGGAAGGCAACATCGGCCTGATGAAGGCGGTGAAGCGTTTCGACCCCGATATGGGCGTGCGCTTGGTGTCCTTCGCCGTGCATTGGATCCGTGCCGAGATGCACGAGTTCATCCTCAAGAACTGGCGCATCGTCAAGGTCGCCACGACCAAGGCGCAGCGCAAGCTGTTCTTCAACCTGCGCAAGTCCAAGACCCGCCTGGGCTGGATGAACGCCGCCGAGGTCAGCGCGGTTGCAAAGGATCTGAACGTCTCCGAGCGTGAAGTGATGGAGATGGAATCGCGTCTGTCCGGCCGTGACATCGGTTTCGATGCGCCGTCCGATGACGACGACGATCATGCGCCGCCGTCGCCGGCTGCGTACCTGGTCGCACGCGATGAAGATCCGTCGCAGGCCTATGAGCGTGAGGACAGCGAAGACAACCAGCTGAGCCTGCTGCGCGAAGGCCTGGCCAAGCTCGACCAGCGTTCGCGCGACATCATCGCCCGCCGTTGGCTGGACGCCGACAGCAAGGTGACGCTGCAGGAACTGGCAGATGAGTACGGCGTATCGGCCGAGCGCATCCGCCAGATCGAAGCCAACGCGCTGAAGAAGATGAAGGCATTGTTCGCCGCCTGA
- a CDS encoding GFA family protein, translating into MKGNCLCGAVEVIANDSSEIGLCHCSMCRRWSGGPLFAVHCDDQVQVLGDTVKTYRSSDWAERGFCGQCGTHLYYRLVPDGEYFVPAGVFQDHSFALASQIFIDEKPPYYDLANQTPMLTGREVFEQFASGNS; encoded by the coding sequence ATGAAAGGAAACTGCCTGTGTGGTGCTGTCGAAGTGATCGCCAATGACAGTTCCGAGATTGGCCTGTGTCACTGCAGCATGTGCCGCCGCTGGTCGGGCGGTCCGTTGTTCGCGGTGCATTGCGATGACCAAGTGCAGGTGCTCGGCGACACCGTCAAAACCTACCGTTCCTCGGACTGGGCCGAGCGCGGCTTCTGCGGGCAATGCGGTACGCACCTGTATTACCGGCTTGTACCGGATGGCGAATACTTCGTGCCGGCCGGCGTGTTCCAGGATCACAGCTTCGCGCTTGCCAGCCAGATCTTCATCGACGAAAAACCGCCGTATTACGACCTGGCCAACCAGACGCCCATGCTCACCGGGCGCGAGGTATTCGAGCAGTTCGCCAGCGGCAACAGCTGA
- a CDS encoding glutathione S-transferase family protein — protein MLKIWGRRNSSNVRKVLWCAEEIGLPYESIEVGGAFGGTQTAEYRAMNPNGLVPVIEDQGLPVWESNAIVRYLSARYALDVLYPADPVERARSEQWMDWTTSSFAVAFRDLFWGVLRTAPADRDEARIAAALLRCGELLTLADAALAEQPWLSGERFAMGDIPLGSFIYAWFEMPIQRPELPHLAAWYARLQQRPAYRKGVMTALT, from the coding sequence ATGTTGAAGATCTGGGGCCGGCGCAATTCCAGCAATGTGCGCAAGGTGCTGTGGTGTGCCGAGGAAATCGGTTTGCCGTATGAATCCATCGAAGTCGGCGGCGCGTTTGGCGGCACGCAGACCGCCGAATACCGGGCGATGAATCCCAATGGCCTGGTGCCGGTGATCGAGGATCAGGGCCTGCCGGTCTGGGAATCGAACGCCATCGTCCGTTACCTGAGCGCGCGCTATGCCTTGGACGTGCTGTACCCGGCCGACCCGGTTGAGCGTGCACGCAGCGAGCAGTGGATGGATTGGACCACGTCGAGTTTTGCGGTGGCGTTCCGTGATCTGTTCTGGGGCGTGCTGCGCACTGCTCCAGCGGATCGCGATGAGGCGCGCATCGCAGCGGCCCTGCTGCGCTGTGGTGAGCTGCTGACGCTCGCTGACGCGGCGCTGGCCGAGCAACCGTGGCTGTCTGGCGAACGTTTCGCGATGGGCGATATTCCGTTGGGGTCGTTTATTTACGCCTGGTTTGAAATGCCGATCCAACGCCCGGAGCTGCCGCATCTGGCGGCGTGGTATGCACGGCTGCAGCAGCGGCCTGCGTATCGGAAGGGAGTCATGACGGCGTTGACGTGA